ATGGGGCTCTGGTTCGGTGAGGCGGCCCGCGCCGGCGTGGGCCGGTCGGCGACGCTCGTGAGCCACGACGACGGCCCACTGGCCGCGCCGACGGTGCACGAGCTGCGAGCCGCGACCGACGCCCCCGATGCAGAGGCCCGTGAGCTCGGCGAGTACCTCTTCGAGCCCGACGGCGCCGTGATCCGGGCGCGGCTGATCGGGCTGCTCGCCAAAGAGCTCGGTGCCGGCATGCTTCGCGAGGGCATCGCCTACCTCACCGCTGACCGCCCGGCGCACACACCGTTCGCGCAGGCGTTCAGGGTCATCGAGGAGCTCCCGGCCCGCGAAAAGGATCTCAAGCGAGCCCTCGCGGCACGCGGTATCGGCCGCCTAGAAATCAAAAAGCGCGGCGTGGACGTTGATCCAGCCGCGCTTCGCACTCGCATGCGGTTGAAGGGGCCACACTCGGCCACCCTCATCCTCAGCCGCTCGGCGAACAGGCACGTGGCGCTGCTCGCCGAGCGCTGCTGAGCGTCGGTCGCCCCTGCGGGCCCCTCTTTAGTAGCTGTACTCGTACGCGCCGGAGAGGATCGTCGAGCACGAAACGGTGTCGCCGAAAATCTGCACTGAGTCAGCGCCGTCGAGGCAGGCCTGCGCGGCCTCCGCGCCAGCGACCGCGAGACCGATGAAGACGACGGCGAGGATGATGCCGGTGATCACGCCGAGCGCGCCGATGATGATGCCGACGACTGCGGGCACGTTCTTTGCCTGCGCCTTCTTCGACTGCACGAGGCCGATGATGCTGAGCACCAGGCCAACGAGCGAGATCGGCAGGATGAACGAGACGATCAGGCCGACGATACCGAGCGTCTTACCCGGCACGGCGGTCGGCACGGGAGCGTAGCCGGGGGCCTGCGGCATCGCGCCATAGCCCTGCTGGAAGCCCTGCTCTTGCTGAGCGGGGTAGCCGGGAGCCGCGGGGGCAACGTACGGCGCACCGGGCGCCGCCGGGAACTCGGTCGGCTGCGGCTGGCCCTGTACCGGCTGGCCCGGGAACGGCTGGCCCTGCGGCTGCTGGCCGGGGAACTGCGGTGCGGCGTTCGGCTCACCCGGGAACTGGGGTGCGGCGGGAGGCAGCGGCGGCGCGACCGGGGGCACCACCGACGGATCAACCGGCGGCGTAGCTGCCGGCGACGCGGGAACGTCGGGCGTTGCCTGGGGCTGCTCCGGGGCAGCTCCGGGATCAGTGTTCGGCGTGTTGTCGGACATATCGTTCCTAACGGTATTGGTCGATGAGGGCATAGCCCTTACCTACAACGATACATTGTCACGCGGTCTGGGCTACAGCTGAATGTCAGTGACCGGGAGAGTGGAGTCCGCCCCAAAGGTCAGCTCCGACGGGGCGTGGCCCGCTGCAACGAGCTGCGCCCCGAGCGAGGCGATCATCGCGCCGTTGTCGGTGCAGAGCGACAGCGGCGGCACGCGCAGCTCGACGCCAGCGGCGGCGGCCCGCTCCGCCGCGACCTCGCGCAGCCGCGCGTTCGCGACGACGCCGCCGCCAAGGAGCAGCCGGGGCACCCCGAGATCCTGACACGCGGCGAGCGCCTTCGTGAGCAGCACATCGACGACGGCCTCGCGGAAACTCGCGGCGACGTCAGCAACGGGCACGTCGTCGCCCGCTGCCTGCCGCTTCTCGACCCACCTAGCGACCGAGGTCTTGAGCCCCGAGAACGAGAAGTCGTAGCGGTGCTTCTCCATGTCTTTCGGGAGGGTGAGGCCGCGTGGGAAGCGGATCGCCTGGGGGTCTCCGTCAGCTGCGACCCTGTCGATGTGAGGCCCACCCGGGTAGGGCAGACCGAGCAGCCGCGCGACCTTATCGAAGGCCTCGCCCGCTGCGTCGTCGATCGTCTCACCGAGCATCTCGACGTCGCTCACGAGGTCGCGCACGAGCAGCAGGGAGGTGTGGCCGCCCGAGACGAGCAGCGCAACGGTCGGTAGCTCAAGCTCGCCAACAGTTCCGACGGCTGGCCGCAGCCCATCGCCGTGCAGCAGGTCGGCGCCGACGTGGCCCACGAGGTGGTTCACGGCGTACAGCGGCTTGTCGAGCGACACGGCGAGCGCCTTCGCGGCAGAGACTCCGACCATGAGCGCGCCGGCGAGCCCCGGGCCGCCGGTCACGGAGATTGCGTCGATCTCGTCGAGCGTGACGCCCGCGTCAGCGAGCGCGCGCTCGATCGTTGGGGTCATCGCCTCAAGGTGGGCGCGCGCTGCGATCTCGGGGATCACGCCGCCGAAGCGCGCGTGCTCATCCATCGACGAAGCGATCGCATTCGCGAGCAGCGTTCGCCCGCGCACGATCCCGATCCCGGTCTCGTCGCAGCTCGTCTCGATGCCGAGCACGAGCGGCCCGGTTGCTTCTGTCGCGCCCACGGCGCCCCTCTCACTCACTGTCGCTCCTTCAACCGCAGCAGCATGACGATCGCGTCGACGCCCTCTGGCTGGTAGTAGCGCGGGCGCACGCCGATCTCCGTGAACCCGAGCGACGCGTAGAGGCCCCGAGCCGCCGGGTTGTCTGCGCGCACCTCAAGGAACACCTGAGTCGCGCCGCGCCGCGCCGCTTCGTCGAGCAGCTCGTTCATGAGCGCGCGCCCGTGGCCGGCCCCACGGAGCTCTGGCGTGACCGCGATCGTCTGAATGTCGCCGTCGGAACCGAGAACGAGGAGGCCGGCGTACCCGCGCAGCACTCCCCCGTCGTCCGTCAGCACGATGTAGCGTCGGTGCTCGCCCGCAAGCTCGTCGCGCACCATCTCACGGCTCCACGCGTCGCTCTGAAACAGCGTGCGTTCGAGCTCGGCGATCTCGTCAAGGTCGCCGAGCGTCGCATCGCGCAGGATCACGGGGTCACCGGCTTCGGTGCCTTCGGCTGCATGACGTCGGGCAGTCGCAGGTAGAGCGCCTGGTCAGGCTCGAAGGCCCGCCCCGCGGCAAGCCGCCGGGCCGCCAGGCGCACGAGTGCGGCGGCGGGGACTCGCTCGGGCCACACCTCGTTCGGCACGGCCTCGTAGCCCTCGCGCGCGACGAGCCCGGGCTCGGCCGCCCGCTCCGGGCAGCCGGCCCAGTCAAGCGAAGCGTAGTCGGTGACGAACAGCTCGCGCCTCTTCGCGTCCTGCACCACGCGAACGCCCGCAGTCGCCCCGGCCTCAAGCGTTTCGAGCGCGACCGCATCGTGGCTCACGAGCGGCAACACCGACTGCCCCCGGCCGAGCGCGAACGCGTGGGCGGCGACGATGCCCACGCGCAGGCCAGTGAACGGGCCAGGGCCCATGCCCGCGACGACGTCGGTGACTGCGGCGGCCAGGATCCCTCGCTCAGAAAGCGCGCGATCAATGAGCGCGCCGACGACCTCGGCGTGCCCGCGCGGGTCGTCACTCGACACCTCGACAACGCTGCCGCCAGCTCCGACGGCGACGCTCGTGCCGAGCGACGTGTCAATCGCGAGAATCACGCGCTCCCCAAGCTCGGGCGCGCTCACCGTGCGCACGTCGAAACTCGTCACGCCAGTACCCCGTTCTGCCACCTCGGGCCGTACCCGGTGACCGTGAGTGTGCGGGGCTCAACGGGAGCCTCCGCGAAGTCTGCTGAATCGTCTACGTTGTCACCCGCACCGGTATCGCCGCCGCCGACGGGCCTTTCGATGACGACTTCGACCCACGAGTCGCGCACGCCGACGAGGCCAGCGCCCCACTCGGCGACAACAACGGAGCCGTCAAAGTCGAGGTCGAGGTCTTCAACCTCCGACGCGTCGGCGAGCCTGTACGCGTCGACGTGCACGAGCGGTGCGCCGCCGACGAGGGACGGGTGGGTCCTCGCGATCACGAACGTTGGGCTCTGAACGGGGCCGCGAACGCCGAGGCCCTCCCCGATCCCGCGCGTAAACGTGGTCTTCCCGGCGCCGAGCGGCCCGGTGAGAATGACGAGGTCTCCGGCCGCGAGCGCACGCCCAAACGCGACACCGAGCTCGTGCATCGCGTCGGGGTCGACGACGGAATAGATCTCGACGATGCTCACGCTGCCTCCCCATCTATCGCGCAACGCACGACGCGCGGCCCGATCCCAACAAGGATCTCGTAGTTGATCGTGCGCATGAGGCCCGCCCAGATATCGATCGAGGGGAACCCCTGCTCTGGGTCACCGAACAGCACGACGGGCGCGCCGAGGTCGATGCGGCCCGCGATCGGGCCGACGTCGACGATGAACTGATCCATGCCGATACGCCCGACGATTGGGCAGCGCTCCCCCGCGATCGTCACCCACGCGCCCGCGCCATTCAGCGCGCGCGGCATTCCGTCGGCGTACCCGACGGGCACGAGCGCGAGCGTCGTCGCGACCTCGCAGACGTGGTTGAAGCCGTAAGAGACACCGGTGCCGGCGGGCACGCCCCGCAGCGCGACGACCTCGGAGCGGAGCGTCATCGCAGGGATGAGCCCGAGCTGCGCGGAGTTCTTGCCCGCGAGCGAGCTCAGGCCGTAGGCGGCCATGCCAACGCGCACCGTGTTGTAGTAGAGCTCGGGGCGCGTGAACGTCGCGGCGCTCGCGGCGAGGTGGATCATCTCGGGCTCAGAGCCCGCGTCACGGAGGGCCGCGATCGCCTCGTCGAAGCGGGCGCCCTGGGCGAGGTCAGCCTCTTCGCCAGCGTTCGCGAGGTGGCTGAAGATGCCCCGCACCCGCACGATTCCCTCGCGTTCGAGCTCGGCACCCCGGGCAAACAGCGCCGCCCACTCCTCGCGGGCTGCGCCGTTTCGGCTCAGCCCAGTGTCGACCTTGTACTGCAGCGTCGCCCGTTTGCCCGTCAGGCGCGCGGCCTCCGCGAGAGCCTCAAGCTGGCTGAGGTGCGACACTCCAATATCGATCGACTGCTCGATCGCGGCGGCAAAATCGACCCGGGGTCCGTGCAGCCAGCAGAGGAGCGGCGCGTCGATGCCGCTCTCCCGCAGCTTCAGCGACTCCTCGAGGTCGGCCGTCGCGATCATCGTGGCGCCGCCCTCCACGGCTGCCCTCGCCGCGATCGCGGCGTCGTGGCCGTACCCGCAGGCTTTCACCACGACGATGACGTGCGCGCCGCCCGTGAGCTCACGCACGCGGCCAACGTTCGCTCGAATTGCCGACACCGAGATCTCGGCGACCCGCATGGATCCGGTTCTCATTCGGCCCCACCTCCGTGCTCCACAATAACGAACGCGGTGGCGACCCCGGTGTCATGGGTCATCGTGAGGTGGATTCGATCCGCCCCCCGCGCTTCGAGCGCCGCCGTGAGGCCCCGCGTCGGAACGAACTCAGGCGCCCTGAGTTCGTTCCGACGCACCTCCATGTCGGGCCAGGTGAGGTCGCCCGAGTCGCCGAGTGCCTTGATGAGCGCCTCTTTCGCTGCGAATCGCGCCGCGAGCGAGGGGATCGCTAGCTGCCCCTCGGCCGCACTGAACAGGCGCTCGCGCAACTTCGGGGTGCGCTCAAGCTGCTGCTCGAAGCGCTGGATGTCGACGGTGTCGACCCCGATGCCGATGATCACTCGACTGTCACCGATTTCGCAAGGTTTCGGGGCTGGTCAACGTCAAGACCCTTCGCGGTCGAGAGCTCGAGGGCGAACCACTGGAGCGGGACCACCTGAAGGATCGGGTCGAACAGCGCGTCGGTGAGCGGGATCCGCACGACCTCGTCAGCGAACGGCAGCACCGCGGTGTCGCCCTTCTCAACGATCGCGATGACGCGCGCGCCGCGGGCGCGGATCTCCTGGATGTTCGATACGACCTTCGAGTGCATGAGCGGCGACGTGCGCGGGCTCGGCACGAGCACGAACACGGGCTGGCCGTGGTCGATGAGCGCGATCGGGCCGTGCTTCAGCTCGCCTGCGGCGAAGCCCTCCGCGTGAATGTACGCGATCTCCTTGAGCTTCAGCGCACCCTCAAGAGCGGCCGGGTAGCCCGCGTGACGGCCGAGGAAGAGCACCGATCGGGTGTCTGCCATCCAGTGCGCCAGCTCAGCGATCTGGTCGTGCGTTGCGACGGCCTCGGCCATCTTCTCGGGCAGCGTCTCGAACTGCTCGATCGCCGCTGCCTCGTCTGCGGCGGAGAGCGTTCCCCGCGCACGGCCAAGGTGCAGGCCGACGAGGTAGAGCGCGGTGATCTGGGCGACGAAGGCCTTCGTCGACGCAACAGCAACCTCGGGGCCGGCGTGCGTGTAGACTGCCGCATCAGACTCGCGCGGAATCGTCGCGCTCTGCGTGTTGCACACAGACACCGTGGTGACGCCGTGCTCGATCGCGTACTTCACGGCCATGAGCGTGTCCATCGTCTCACCCGACTGGCTCACCGAGATGACCATCGTGCGCTCGGTGAGCACCGGGTCGCGGTAGCGGAACTCGTGGCTGAGCTGCACCTCGACCGGGATGCGGGCCCACTGCTCGATCGCGTACGAACCGACAAGGCCCGCGTACGAGGCGGTACCGCACGCAACGATGATGATGCGGTCGATGTTCTGCAGCTTGTCAGCGCCGAGCGCCGAGAGCTCAGGGATCTCGACGTGGCCGTCAACGATGCGGCCGCGAACGGTGTTCGCGATCGCCTCGGGCTGCTCGTTGATTTCCTTCGCCATGAACGACGACCAGCCGCCCTTGTCTGCCGCGCCTGCGTCCCACTCAACCTCGTACTCCTCGAACGCCACGTCGGCGCCCGCGAAGTCGGTGATTCGCACGCTCTCGGGGGTGATGATCGCGATGTTGTCTTCTTCAACAACCACTGCCCTGCGCGTCGAAGAAACGAACGCCGCGACATCAGAACCGAGGAAGTTCTCGCCGTCGCCGAGGCCGACGACCAGCGGCGAGTGGTGACGGGCGGCGACAATCTTGCCGGGCTCGCTCTGATGCATCGCGAGCAGCGTGAACGTGCCGTGCAGGCGCTGCACGACGTCACGGAACGCGCTCTCGAGGTCCTTCCCCGACGCGGTCTCAAGACCGAGCAGCGCCGCCACGACCTCGGTGTCGGTCTCGCTCTTCAGCTCTGCGCCGCGCGAAACAACCTCGTCGCGGAGCTCGGCAAAGTTCTCAACGATGCCGTTGTGGATCAGGGCAAGGCGCCCGTCATCCCCAAGGTGCGGGTGTGCGTTCACGTCGGTCGGGCCGCCGTGTGTCGCCCAGCGAGTGTGCCCGATACCGGTGCCAGCGGCCTTCACGGGGCTCGCCTCGAGCAGGTTCTCAAGGTTTACGAGCTTGCCCGACTTCTTCCGAACGGAGATACCGCCAGTGTCATCGATGACGGCGACGCCCGCGGAATCGTATCCGCGGTATTCGAGTCGGCGAAGGCCGTTCAGGAGGGCCTCAATGGTCTCATTTGGGCCTGCATATCCTACGATTCCACACATGCCCTCGATTTTAGTGGCACGATGGAGTGCGATGAGCGAAAAACACAGCGAAGGCGCAGTCACCGATCTTGCTCGCGACGACGAAAGCTCCCGGAACCTCGTGCTCGGCCCCGAAACTCAGACGCTCGTGCGGCCAGAGTTCACTTCGCCGTTCGCAGAGATTGGGCGGTCGGAGTGGGCCAGGCTGGCAGGCGAAACCCCCATGCCGCTTACCGAGGAGGAGGTCGAGGCCTTCCGCGGTCTCGGGGTCTCCCTCGACGTCGAGGAGGTCTCGGAGGTCTACCGGCCGCTGAGCCGCCTCATCAACCAGTACGCGATCGCCGCGCGCGAGATGCATCAGCGAACTCGCAGCTTTCTCAAGCGCGAGGGCGAGAAGCAGAGCACCTTCGTGATCGGGGTCGCGGGGTCGGTCGCCGTTGGTAAGTCCACCGTTGCCCGCATCCTCCGCGACCTGCTGGCCCGCTGGCCCGAGACCCCGAACGTGACCCTCGTTACGACCGACGGCTTCCTGTACCCGAACGCCGAGCTTGAGAGGCGCGGCATCGCGCACCGCAAGGGCTTCCCGGAGTCGTACGACAGGCGGGCCCTGCTTCGGTTCGTGTCGCAGGTGAAGTCGGGCATGCCCGAGGTTCGCGCCCCGCACTACAGCCACCTGATCTACGACATCGTTCCCGACGAGTACACGACGGTTCGCCAGCCC
This portion of the Leucobacter komagatae genome encodes:
- a CDS encoding DUF4190 domain-containing protein, whose amino-acid sequence is MSDNTPNTDPGAAPEQPQATPDVPASPAATPPVDPSVVPPVAPPLPPAAPQFPGEPNAAPQFPGQQPQGQPFPGQPVQGQPQPTEFPAAPGAPYVAPAAPGYPAQQEQGFQQGYGAMPQAPGYAPVPTAVPGKTLGIVGLIVSFILPISLVGLVLSIIGLVQSKKAQAKNVPAVVGIIIGALGVITGIILAVVFIGLAVAGAEAAQACLDGADSVQIFGDTVSCSTILSGAYEYSY
- the tsaD gene encoding tRNA (adenosine(37)-N6)-threonylcarbamoyltransferase complex transferase subunit TsaD; translation: MSERGAVGATEATGPLVLGIETSCDETGIGIVRGRTLLANAIASSMDEHARFGGVIPEIAARAHLEAMTPTIERALADAGVTLDEIDAISVTGGPGLAGALMVGVSAAKALAVSLDKPLYAVNHLVGHVGADLLHGDGLRPAVGTVGELELPTVALLVSGGHTSLLLVRDLVSDVEMLGETIDDAAGEAFDKVARLLGLPYPGGPHIDRVAADGDPQAIRFPRGLTLPKDMEKHRYDFSFSGLKTSVARWVEKRQAAGDDVPVADVAASFREAVVDVLLTKALAACQDLGVPRLLLGGGVVANARLREVAAERAAAAGVELRVPPLSLCTDNGAMIASLGAQLVAAGHAPSELTFGADSTLPVTDIQL
- the rimI gene encoding ribosomal protein S18-alanine N-acetyltransferase, whose amino-acid sequence is MILRDATLGDLDEIAELERTLFQSDAWSREMVRDELAGEHRRYIVLTDDGGVLRGYAGLLVLGSDGDIQTIAVTPELRGAGHGRALMNELLDEAARRGATQVFLEVRADNPAARGLYASLGFTEIGVRPRYYQPEGVDAIVMLLRLKERQ
- the tsaB gene encoding tRNA (adenosine(37)-N6)-threonylcarbamoyltransferase complex dimerization subunit type 1 TsaB: MTSFDVRTVSAPELGERVILAIDTSLGTSVAVGAGGSVVEVSSDDPRGHAEVVGALIDRALSERGILAAAVTDVVAGMGPGPFTGLRVGIVAAHAFALGRGQSVLPLVSHDAVALETLEAGATAGVRVVQDAKRRELFVTDYASLDWAGCPERAAEPGLVAREGYEAVPNEVWPERVPAAALVRLAARRLAAGRAFEPDQALYLRLPDVMQPKAPKPVTP
- the tsaE gene encoding tRNA (adenosine(37)-N6)-threonylcarbamoyltransferase complex ATPase subunit type 1 TsaE, which encodes MHELGVAFGRALAAGDLVILTGPLGAGKTTFTRGIGEGLGVRGPVQSPTFVIARTHPSLVGGAPLVHVDAYRLADASEVEDLDLDFDGSVVVAEWGAGLVGVRDSWVEVVIERPVGGGDTGAGDNVDDSADFAEAPVEPRTLTVTGYGPRWQNGVLA
- the alr gene encoding alanine racemase; the encoded protein is MRTGSMRVAEISVSAIRANVGRVRELTGGAHVIVVVKACGYGHDAAIAARAAVEGGATMIATADLEESLKLRESGIDAPLLCWLHGPRVDFAAAIEQSIDIGVSHLSQLEALAEAARLTGKRATLQYKVDTGLSRNGAAREEWAALFARGAELEREGIVRVRGIFSHLANAGEEADLAQGARFDEAIAALRDAGSEPEMIHLAASAATFTRPELYYNTVRVGMAAYGLSSLAGKNSAQLGLIPAMTLRSEVVALRGVPAGTGVSYGFNHVCEVATTLALVPVGYADGMPRALNGAGAWVTIAGERCPIVGRIGMDQFIVDVGPIAGRIDLGAPVVLFGDPEQGFPSIDIWAGLMRTINYEILVGIGPRVVRCAIDGEAA
- a CDS encoding holo-ACP synthase gives rise to the protein MIIGIGVDTVDIQRFEQQLERTPKLRERLFSAAEGQLAIPSLAARFAAKEALIKALGDSGDLTWPDMEVRRNELRAPEFVPTRGLTAALEARGADRIHLTMTHDTGVATAFVIVEHGGGAE
- the glmS gene encoding glutamine--fructose-6-phosphate transaminase (isomerizing), with the protein product MCGIVGYAGPNETIEALLNGLRRLEYRGYDSAGVAVIDDTGGISVRKKSGKLVNLENLLEASPVKAAGTGIGHTRWATHGGPTDVNAHPHLGDDGRLALIHNGIVENFAELRDEVVSRGAELKSETDTEVVAALLGLETASGKDLESAFRDVVQRLHGTFTLLAMHQSEPGKIVAARHHSPLVVGLGDGENFLGSDVAAFVSSTRRAVVVEEDNIAIITPESVRITDFAGADVAFEEYEVEWDAGAADKGGWSSFMAKEINEQPEAIANTVRGRIVDGHVEIPELSALGADKLQNIDRIIIVACGTASYAGLVGSYAIEQWARIPVEVQLSHEFRYRDPVLTERTMVISVSQSGETMDTLMAVKYAIEHGVTTVSVCNTQSATIPRESDAAVYTHAGPEVAVASTKAFVAQITALYLVGLHLGRARGTLSAADEAAAIEQFETLPEKMAEAVATHDQIAELAHWMADTRSVLFLGRHAGYPAALEGALKLKEIAYIHAEGFAAGELKHGPIALIDHGQPVFVLVPSPRTSPLMHSKVVSNIQEIRARGARVIAIVEKGDTAVLPFADEVVRIPLTDALFDPILQVVPLQWFALELSTAKGLDVDQPRNLAKSVTVE
- the coaA gene encoding type I pantothenate kinase encodes the protein MSEKHSEGAVTDLARDDESSRNLVLGPETQTLVRPEFTSPFAEIGRSEWARLAGETPMPLTEEEVEAFRGLGVSLDVEEVSEVYRPLSRLINQYAIAAREMHQRTRSFLKREGEKQSTFVIGVAGSVAVGKSTVARILRDLLARWPETPNVTLVTTDGFLYPNAELERRGIAHRKGFPESYDRRALLRFVSQVKSGMPEVRAPHYSHLIYDIVPDEYTTVRQPDILILEGLNVLQPPTREHPLAVSDLFDFSVYVDARTDHIEEWFTQRFFRLRDGAFSDPNSFFRKFATLSDSESRAYAHGIWKSINEPNLVENIRPTRARATLVLRKGADHRVEKVLLRKL